In the Primulina tabacum isolate GXHZ01 chromosome 7, ASM2559414v2, whole genome shotgun sequence genome, TCTGAACTATATAAACATTCAAGGATGTGACTCTACTAAtatataatcctagtccctctctcgagttatagaattaatcagacaacaaataatttatggccagtaaattgtaGTAGAATATACAcagagaaacacaattaaataaaaatagaattcaatcatataaacaaccacgtcaaatcatcgtatccacaaagctacatcatcctctagactagaaaattagttcatgacgaaATCGAAATAAAAACAACGTATGTTTAAAGAGTTAAACATCTCAgcagaagaaaataaagaagcAAGAGATTAGATGACAAATCAGAAGTGGCGTTTCTGTCCCCAGATTCGTCGTCCTCCGTTTTCGTGATCTATCTTCGCACTCCAGATCTCCGTCTCCGTGTTTGTTCTTGCTCCCTCGTGTGTTTTTCTCCCCGAATGCGGCTACCCCTCATTGCATGACCTAAGGTTCTATTTATACCTCCGTGGAGACGGCTGCAAGCGTCTTGCGCGCGGGTGTGCCTGTTCTAGCGCGGCCGCGCACAAGCTTCTGGACGTTTGCATGTATATCTGCGCGTCACGCGTAGCCGCACGCGCACTTCTGTCGCTGCGGCTTCGGGTGAtgtggcgcggccgcgcgctcCTATCTGGTTCGGACTGCTGGCATGTGCGCGCGCGATTGCGCGTGAAGTGGTGCGGCCGCGCGCGCACTTCTGGACTGGGTGCTAACTTTCCATGTGCTAGCTCATCGATCGTCCTTGCATTATGGATTCAGCTCATCGCTCGTTCCATATCAAAGATCGCTCCTAATTTTCATCAGTGGTTTATCTCCTGCATGACACAAAGATAGCAAAAATCAAGCATAATCATGTCCGAgactaacataattcaaatgaattcttatataaaatatgtgcaattcttgcacttatcaattgCAGAAGTCATAAGCAATAGTTTTaactttaattttaattttagtacGTTTATTTTATTACACTCAATATTGTATGTAACAACAAAAGTAtacatacataaaaaaaataaaaattcatgcacaaattaaaatattcataaattctagaattattttaatgtttacaaattatttaaccaaatgtTATGTGTATATcgaattatacatataacttaataacacataattattattattattattattatttaaataataaatctgAACCGACAGGCGACATTCGTATCATGACAATATACTATTATAATattcattataataatatttaaaaaaatatttaagtaaTAAAGACCCTGCATAAAATTTAATCATGTTAGTTGTGAATTCAAAAACTCTGTAGAACATTTAATATTACACGTGACATATTGAGTTCATATTAATTGTTTGAAATGTGAAGGCAGCTCATTTTTATATTTATCGTCTTCAACTTCTCCACTTTCAGAAAAAACCAGTAACAGCTTCATGGCCTCATctccattttcaaaaaaatttactcATCTCGTATCAAAATTTGAGAATCAAATTTCCGAATAGTTCATTGTATATGAAATGAAGAAAAGTTATTTTCAGGGCAGATGTATCACAgttctgataccaaatgtcagaATTTTTCCCAAAATCGTGTTTATACAAAACTATGAACATGATAAACAATATGTGGAAGCAGATCGAACGTTATCTCCGGCTATCCagaaatttgtaagttttctgATTTTCTTCCGGTTGAAGTCTTCTAAGCACTTCACACTCTCTATAGATGGTGTATTTTTTattcttatgaggtgtgtgtTTAAGGACCTCAATCGCTGTTATTTATGGGCATTTCATATCATCAGAGTTTATCGGCCATGTAGCAAGCTGATAGTACATCCAATAGCTAgttcattttttaaattttttttttttggtgagtCAATGACATTAGAATCGAGCATATGTTACTTGTCACGTGAGTGaataaaatcctcaaattcaaTATATGAGTTTTTGAAGTGCAGAGGTatactttttttaatttttggggGAATATATAGTTTTATTGTTTGTGTTGTTCTAAAATAAGTTTTATCCACCAAATTAAGTTATTGTTATTTTTTCCAGATGTTTGTTGGTATGCCTACCTCTCGTATGAAACGACTTATTTGCTAGTGCCAGGTCATTCTCTCCTCCcaaaatttttattgatgaGATAGATGCAATTGGTAGCAAGCGGGATGGACCTGAAATTGGTGGGATATGACTATTCTTATATTATATTGTCTGTTAGCAAATTGTCTTCTTTTCTTGGATTCTATTTATGTGGagggaaaaaggaaaaaaaatattgaaagacCAATAATTGTAGGTTTGTAATGTACTCATACGTTTTGAGTTCACTGACTTGGTGACTTATAACTAAAGCTACATATTCTTTTCTCAATGAGAAGTCATAATAATTCTTTGTCATGAAGATATCATTAATGAGTTTGAAATGTTCCTTTTTTTAGAAACGATATTATATTGATTAATAAAATTAGTTACAAAAAACGAACCAGAGGTCCACATAAGACAAAATGATATTCATATTAAAAATAGATTAACATAATAtactaaaataaaaatgactttTTGCAGCACACATTGAATGCTTGCTGCACAATTAAAAGATGCTGAAAGTCGTAGGTATTGACAGCGCGCAATGCACGCTGTGGAAAACAGCGTAGACAACGCGCACTGCACGCTGTAGATACAAGAATCGATAGCGCATACCACACGTTGCGGATGACGGTATCCACACCGCGCATTATACGTCATGGAAACAAGAATCGATAGCGCACACTGCACGTTGAAGCAAATATCATCGGCAACGCTGCACTGCACATTGTGGATAAGCTCATCAACATTGTACATTTGCACACCATTGAAATCAAATTTgtacaaaaaaaattgaatttcattcacataaatgaaaatcaaaattttacaataaatttaTTGCAAATTTAAGTCTAATCCACAAGCAAAGTTAATAAAAGTCATTATTTTTCATCATATATACCAAAACAGAAGGTTTCAAGATCTAAAACAAGATACAAAATCTGTTACAAAATAGCTAGTATATATCAATGATTAAATTTTCCATCCACGAAAGTCTGTATAATCTATATCAATCACACAATACTACAAATTTAGATAACCATGTGCATTGCTTCCTATTGCATCACCGAGAAACTGCATTTCATCATTTGGTCGAATTAGATCCACTTTCTCTACCAAAACCTTATCAACCCAAACTTTCCTATAATTTCCACCAAGAACAACGTGATGTACTTTTGTGTTTGTATCTGTAGATGTAATTCGACCTTCTGCAACAATTAACTCATCAATACACCAATGAAGCAAATTACATTTAATAATAGGACATATATCTCCACGACTCATATGCTTCAAATCTGACAGTAAATAAACAATACAAAATTATTTACACTTCGATGCTTATTTTGTAAAAATTGTGTAGTATAGAAATGCATAATTTTAAGATAGTTACCTGAACTATAACAAGATGTTTGTTAACATTATCAAAATCACCACTTTTTTTGCACCAATATTGATATCATTATTGCTATCAACTTCATTCTCAATACCACTACCAATGCCACCACTAACAACCTAAGTTTACAAACAAATTGTGTCAAGCAATGTCATCATGATAATCCAAAAGCATTTAAGTGTACAATATATAAACTGATTTTATATATGTTGTTTAATTACTAACttgttcttgttgattttgTCGTCTCATACTATTAAAAGCATAAACATCATTTTTGGCATATCTTGTTGAAGGTTATGCACCATAGTTTGAAATTGTTTAATAGTGCCATTTTGTTGCACATAAGCTCCAACTTTCGATGGTGTAACTCCAAAGCCCATCTCACGCACTCTACCCTGAGCTTCATTACCAAACACAAGGCTAATTGTATCATAAGCAATGTTTGTTGTGTTCTGAGATTCAGGTAGACATTCTTGtctttttttatccaaacaataaaaataatttctgaaaaataacaaatttAAGTTGCCCATTTTTTTTATGAACTTTTGCAAATAAAAAGGAGATAATTGTATTAAAATTTTCTCTCAACAACATGAGTACTAAATTCCCCATTTTTTTTCTTGTGCCCTTCAATACAAACTTGCGATCTTGTAATTTTTGTATCTGCGGTATTTATTggtcggttcggttcggttttcagttttttatttcggttttttcgTTTTCGGTTTTACAAATATCTAATCCGCTATCCGAACTATTTTTCTTCGGTTCGGTTCGATTTTCTACCGAAATGGTTCGGTTATTTCAGTTTTGatacaattatttaaattaataagataaatatactgtaaaatataatatgttatcTTTTTACACGATTTCTtagtaaaacatttaaatataaagtAAATTGAATTACAtaaacaacaatcaactaaatattattcaaataattcATCATTCAGTAATATCatctcaaaaaaaatatataataaaaaattattaatttaatgaaatttcggttttttttcGGTCGGTTCGATTTTGACATATATAATCCGAAATCGAACCAAATAAATTTCGGTTTTAACATTTATATCCGAATTATAAAATTCGATTTTCGGTTTGATTCATTGTTCGATTTTTTCAATTTGCCGGAATTGTCTTTTTCTTAATTATAGAAATATATAAATTCAAAAGAATGTATATACATCATtacttattatttaaattaaataatataaaaaaataatatttatcatAATATGAGTCAAACAAACATAACTTCTCCGATTCATTGAGCTGGAAAATTAAACtaataaatgagtttataatattatgattataattattttaggtATGTCGTCTTTCACATTATACATAAATCATCTAAAAAAAATCTATCCTTTTCACCATATAATAGAAATGTCTATTCATTTGGATCAACCAACTCATAAGTACTGTCGGGGACTGAATCACGACCATAATCTACTaacaaaaaaaatgttaaacTTGACTTCTAAATTATAAATGGATCTGCTATGGTTTCTTACATGATATTAATCTCAACATCCTTAGAAATGATCTCTCTTTGCAACCGCTCGCGAACAATTCTTCGTATCTTCTTGTAATCCAATTGACTACAATGTGTAGTACGATGCCATCCTTCGAGATTTACATGGTAGAATATAGCATCCACAGAGACTGACAATCGTTCGAGGAAGACCGCATTTTTAAGGATATACAACATAAGATTATACTCATTCTGTGTCCCTCGAAATCCACTAAAATCCACCTCTTTCAACTGAGTGTGGGGCCTGACAACTCTCTTCTCTACTGGTTTTCCGTTAAATGTTGATGGCAGTAGCTGCATTCATAAAGCCATGTCAGCAATTCATTAAAACAAATTATCACTGTGATGTAACGAGTAACGTGAATATGTGATGAATACCATCGATATATGGAACTTGTGTAAAAGAGGGCACAAATCCAAGATTGGAGCAAGTGCAAGCAGATCGATATTAATGTTCTGGTATTCTAAAACTAAAGCCAATTGTCTGAGGTGGATTAGCTTGTTAACTCCACCTATTTCAAATGCCTGAGACAAAATCCAGAAACTACTCTATAAGTATTTCTTCACTCCTAAGGAAATGAAGAATGGTTAATTGGTGAAAAGAGATTCACTGCACCTCAAAGAATCTGGCATCAGTCCAAAAATACATGCATCTAAGATGAGGTAGATCTTTGGCGACATTTCCAAATATATAAGGAGCCACTTTGTGGTTGCAAATGTCGACGCGTATATTTTGTAGCAACGGTACGTTAGAAAACGATAACGTCATCATTCTATGGGTAAATAACTCAAAAGTAGTTAGATTTGTAGCAGACAAGTCTATCTCTACAACCTTCGAACAATTAAACAGCCTCAGATTCTTCAATTGGAGATCAGGACCATGAATATGTAATTTGGAAGGGAGCGTACAAGACTTAAGTTTTACTGACTGGAGGCTGCAAAAGTTCAATAAAATGCGCTCTACGGCCTCAGAAGTGAAAGCCACATCAGTCAAATCAAGATCTTTGAGAGCTTTTTGGTTTGATATTTGGAAAGA is a window encoding:
- the LOC142551098 gene encoding F-box/FBD/LRR-repeat protein At5g53840-like isoform X1, whose translation is MLRACITGIAFSAFLCCRFRVLEYGTRRRRRVKVFPVVTHHKHGIDVDTFVEGGEDRISQLPDDVISLIISRLDTSAAVRTSVLSSRWKHVYTFISEVRFGCCSMSTDSTPCRKLEGEKLSQLQRKFVHAVDAFLQHHSGSRIMYFELICCFRGCILDSFSRWMNNVGRWGVKRLIIRYCCYSHVLKRNYPLVLSSDFLPQATSVESIYLMGGSFQISNQKALKDLDLTDVAFTSEAVERILLNFCSLQSVKLKSCTLPSKLHIHGPDLQLKNLRLFNCSKVVEIDLSATNLTTFELFTHRMMTLSFSNVPLLQNIRVDICNHKVAPYIFGNVAKDLPHLRCMYFWTDARFFEAFEIGGVNKLIHLRQLALVLEYQNINIDLLALAPILDLCPLLHKFHISMLLPSTFNGKPVEKRVVRPHTQLKEVDFSGFRGTQNEYNLMLYILKNAVFLERLSVSVDAIFYHVNLEGWHRTTHCSQLDYKKIRRIVRERLQREIISKDVEINIM
- the LOC142551098 gene encoding F-box/FBD/LRR-repeat protein At5g53840-like isoform X2 translates to MLRACITGIAFSAFLCCRFRVLEYGTRRRRRVKGGEDRISQLPDDVISLIISRLDTSAAVRTSVLSSRWKHVYTFISEVRFGCCSMSTDSTPCRKLEGEKLSQLQRKFVHAVDAFLQHHSGSRIMYFELICCFRGCILDSFSRWMNNVGRWGVKRLIIRYCCYSHVLKRNYPLVLSSDFLPQATSVESIYLMGGSFQISNQKALKDLDLTDVAFTSEAVERILLNFCSLQSVKLKSCTLPSKLHIHGPDLQLKNLRLFNCSKVVEIDLSATNLTTFELFTHRMMTLSFSNVPLLQNIRVDICNHKVAPYIFGNVAKDLPHLRCMYFWTDARFFEAFEIGGVNKLIHLRQLALVLEYQNINIDLLALAPILDLCPLLHKFHISMLLPSTFNGKPVEKRVVRPHTQLKEVDFSGFRGTQNEYNLMLYILKNAVFLERLSVSVDAIFYHVNLEGWHRTTHCSQLDYKKIRRIVRERLQREIISKDVEINIM